The segment TTGGATATCGGGAGTTGAACATACAGTCTTGGAAAGGGGACGGCACTGGCCAACGGTAACCTGGtcaccctcctcaacacGGAAAGCGGGGGAGACGTGGGCGGCGAGGTTCTTGTGGCGCTTCTCGTAACGGTTGTACTTGGGGATGAAGTGAAGGTACTCGCGGCGGATGATGAGGGTACGGTGCATCTTGGTGGAGACGACGGTACCGGTCAAGATACGGCCACGGATGGAGACCTGGCCGGTGAAGGGGCACTTCTTGTCTGTAGTAGTAGGCAGTTCATATCAGCCATTcgttcctccttctcgtcttgTTTCGGCCCTTCGTCATATCGCCCTCTTCCTTGCCGTCAACCGCTGGCCTGCACGTGCTGGTGCTTAGTGTCTCGAATGCCGTCTGTCTTCCGTTTTCGGTATTTCGTGGTGTCGCATGTTTCGTACTCGTCGGTTCGCATTTCGCAACAAAAGCCGGCGGGGCGGTCGAAGGAAGAGTCGAGCTGATATGACGGGACGTTCGTTTCGCGGGTTTTCATCAAAACGTACCGATGTACTGGCCCTCAATGGCAGCAGCGGGGGTACGGAAGCCCAGGCCGACGTCCTTGTACCATCTGCGACCACCCTTGCCGGGACGGGCAGACTTGACCTTGGTCttgctgttgaggaagacTTGAGAAATCGAAGCTTGTCAGCGCGCCCAAATTCCCCATTGTCGTGTTTTCCCATCAATTTCCTCCCAGGTGCAAAAACTCACTGTGAGGCTGCTTCTGGAAAGCGCGCTCGCTCTGCACGGTCAGTTCGGTAGCCATCTTGCCGGTCGGGTGATGCCCAAGATGGTGCTATGGTACGTGAGAGGTGAGGTTGGCAAGAAGGTCGAAATTCCACGGGGCTCACAATTTTGCCAGTTGGGGATATTTTTTGGGGCTTGAAATCCGAAAAGTGTGGAAGCGGCGGTGCAAAGCCACACTTGGGCCGCCTTGACCACCAGGCCTCTCTGCCGGCACAGCAAAACTCTTCCCACTGAGGGGTATCTTGGCGCTTGAACGTCCAGCGATCGCACTGCACCAGCCACAGCTCCAGCCACACATGCCTTGCGCGCTATCCACTTGCGGCTTGCTGATGGTGGGACATGTCAAGAACACACTGCAGTCCGCCAGTTACGACCACTGGAGTTGCTTGGGCAGTTTGGGTCGTGAAACAGCGCCCTGGAGTCTTGTGTTTACGGCGCCTTTCACCCCTGCCATTCGCGTGTTCGCTGTTGCCAAAGTAAACAGTCTGCCCCGCTGCGTGAACGGGACCCTTGCGGCTGGAGGAGCCTGGACCTGAAGGTTGGATCTGAAAGGAGCCCGAAGATTGGGAATGTCATGCCGAAGCGCGCCCGCCGTCCAAGTCGCGTCCAATTAAGCACCCCCGAAAAGAACGTGTAACCATACAATCATTCATCGATGCCCGTGCGCCCCATCATCTGTCGCCCATGATCAACGATCATCATATACGAGACTCCAATTGAGAATTGGGGAGCCAAACCCGTCAACGGCAGAACTCGACATGACGTCGCAACAAGATGTTACGCTTCCTCCCACGCGCATCCCGCGCAAATCGATAAGCGGCGGCTCaccgatgaagaagagggcagaGAAGGACAATGCGACCGTTGATATCGGCGCTATGGGCGCTGGTCgcaagaagatgaggagTAAGAGCATGGGGCCGGGCAGTCTCGATATTCTCAAGTCAGGCAATGGTAATCGCAGAGCCGTACGTCCACCAACGCAACACCACTGAAGCTACCAGTGCCGAATCTGTAgacttgatgatgctgatggatACTATACTGTAGTCTTTGGCCGTACCATCACGACCGCCCCCAAGGTCGATTCTCAAGCCGACTTCGCTCCCTGAAATTCCCACCTTCAACACGTTCAAGTCGCGACAAGCAGGAAGCAGCCAGGTCGGCGGCACCGATCAATCGACGAGCTCATTCGATAGCGGCGAAAGCGGGACCAAGGTGGCAGTACGCACTGAGGAGGAACAACAAGCAGCTGCGCGAGAGCGCGAAGAAAAGGAGCGGGCGCAGATTGAGAAGCACAACAACGAGCGAAGGGAGGCGCGCAGAAAGTCGCTTGCCAACAGGAGAGTGTCATtcgccgccgaagccaccCTGCACACATTTCACGAGATTGAGCTTCCCCAAGATTCGACGACATCTACCGATACAACACGCCGCGCATCATCTTCGACCGCGGCCCCGTCCCCTGCTCCCTCGACTTTGGAAGCTTCGAAACCACCGCCCTCTCCCGATAACGCCGAAGACGACACCATTGCGTACGACTCCGACCTTGAACATGCCGATGGCGTTGCTGAGATtcaggcggaggagatgacAGGGTCAAGCGATGACTcggatgttgaggatggcaCTATGATGACGGTTGAAGCAGAAGAGATGACCTCGGCATCTATAGCAACACCGCGCTCGTATTTCAGCGCAGACTCAAGTGGAGACTTGGACGAGAACCTACGACTTGCAGCCCGACAAGCTGTAACCCAACgactggatgaagatgaagaggttATCGCTGGGTTCGCAGgatgggggaagaaaaacaaTGCGCAGGGAAGCTCAAGCCAAGGCAATGGTCAGAACACCCGTTCCAGTTTCACACAGGGCGACCAGGGAtcggacatggacatggacgcGGATATGGATATGACCACCGCCGTGGGTGGCATCATCCGACAGAAGAGTTCATCGCCAGAGAGggacgatggcgatgacaTGGACATGTCGATGGACGTTACCAAGGCAATAGGCGGAATAATCGCACAACCAATATCATCAACCGTTCAAGAGCTTGACGTTGGGCCCGGTACCAGGTCGCTTGGGGATCCAGCGTTACTTGGTGACGGAACCATGGGACTTACAACGGCAGTGGGGGGAATCCGACGCAGTAGGGCTTCGGATGCGAGCCAGTTCGATACAGATGCTCTTGAGGACATGTCGATGGAGATAACTACGGCAATCGGTGCGGTGTTGGGCGGGACCTCGTTCGGAAACgcccctcaacaacctcggcCGACGACAAACACCGGGACGaatgacgaagaagacgacgccTCGATGATGGATATGACCGTCAGTGTTGGTCAAATTCTACGCGACAGGCCCTTAAATGAGGCAAACGACACCCAAGCGATGGACATTACAACGGCAGTTGGTGGTATTATCAAACCAATGCTAGCTCCTCAGCAGGGCTCGACAAGCCAAACGATCACAGGGCCCACAGCTAAGGAGAATATCCGTCCTCTGACGTCTACGGCTGTGATTCGAACTTCACCTAAGCGGCGGAGGTCGGCGGTTGTAGACGAGAATGGAAGCCCTGGTCTTGCTGGTCTTCAGAACAACAATCTTCGCCAAAGTTTACCGCCTGCGAGTTCAGCGGTAGCAGGGGGCCTGTCTAATGATGCATCAAGCTCGCCATTACAGAGTTCGCCGTTGAGGAGCTCGCCTACCAGGATCTTGCCTACTCGAAGCTCCCCGGACAGGCGCCCTCTTGCAAGGCAACAATCACCAGATAAAGCGCCAGAGAGACAGCTGGGCACTCCAGTTTCAAAGCCTCCACCTCGAATGATTGGGAGCCGATCAAGCTCACCTATACGCGCTGCTTCGCCCAAGGTGAAAACCACTCCGCTCAACCTCAAGTCGAAGCTTTTCCGCCAGGATCCTTCCACTGGGCTCAACACTCCCCGCATTGTGTTGACTCCCCAGAACCGCCGCCTCTCTGGAGTAGGCGCTGACCGACCGGGATTGGGCTCGCCCAAAGTTGCAGAAATCATCGATCGCCGAGATTCCATCGGAGAGACGGCGCCCGACTTTGTTCCCAGTCAACCCGATGGCCAGCGTCGAGCCGTGGCCTTCGCGGACCCTCGTGTAATGGAAGCTGAGCTTGACAAGGAAAGgcgagaggaggaagagagagagaacagtCGGCGGATCTTGGAGCGAGGAGCGGATGGCGAACGAGATGCCACTGTCAatttgatggagatgattCAGGGGCTTACCCCCAAGAAAAAGCCTTTGCGTGGTCGAAAGAGCTTGGCGGTAGGAAGTGCGAGAGGTCTTTTGGGGAAGCGACCTGTGGAGTTGGACcaggatgttgaagaagataCCCCGGAAAAGGATGGAGTGAAACGGTTGAAGGGACATCAAGGAAGCCCAGTCAAGAACATCAGGCTACAGGCGCATCCGTCTAAAGCCGAGACTACAACGGGCAGGGAGACTGTCTCCGAGTCTATGGACCAAACGAACAACAATACTGTCACACCAACTATACCCTCTTCGCCCACAAGAGCGATAACGCCCAGAAATCAGGGTCGTTTTAAGGATGTTGCGAATGACCAGCCTACCATTACCATGGACTTCGACCACACCGGCCCTGTTGATGAGAATGCGGTACAGCAGGACGACGATGGGGAGCGCATCCACTTACAAGACTTTCTCAATATGACGAGTATTCGGTTTATGGAGCTCACTACGACTAAGCGAAGACACACTATTGCCCCAGGGGCCTCCCGAAACAGCACATCTGCGGAGGATAAGGATGTCACATTTGAGAGTTGCGTGGTGGCCGGTGCCTGTACGGTGCCTATGCTAGAATTGTATCAACATGTATGTCAACCTCACAAAGCAAAGTACTATGTTCATTGCTAACCATCAAACAGTCGTGTCGTGAACTGAAGAAGTACATCTCCGAAGGACGGCGCATTGTGCGCGAcatcgagaccgagacctTTGTCGAGAACCCACCTTTGTTTAAGGAGTACATCTCAGCCACTCCGGAGCTCAAGCTCCTCATGGATAACCAGTTCAAGAACGTCAAGAGCCACGCGCGGCTACTGAGCAAAGCCATGTGGTACGAATGGCGCATGAAGCTCCAAGAAGGGTTGAAAGAGGGACTGTTCAAGATTTCGGAGGGGATGGACAAGGACGATGAGCTTCTAGGAAAGCAGCAGGAGCTGTTGTCGTCGGTCCTTCCCGGTCTGACCAAGCGATACGGTGCTCTTGAGCGCGAGCTAGAGAAtcttgaggatgtcgaaAGGGAGCTTGAGGATTGCGACCCTGAAGATCTCGCAGCTGCCCGGGCAGAGCTTTCAGAGCTTGGCAAGACCATTGccgagaagagcaagagggTTGAGGAACTTCGCCAACAGGTCGAGGAATATCAGACCGGCGTTCAGTCCTTGGCTGATCAAAAACATCAGTGCTTGGAAGAGATCACGGCGGCCGACAAGATTCGGGAGGAGTGCAGAGGGTGGAGCTCGACGGAGATCAGCTCACTCAAAGGTACGTGTTCTTGTGTTAGTCAGATCCTATTTGCTGCAGATACTAACATGTCACCAGCACGCGTCGACGAACTGGAGCAGAAATCCGGCTGGGCCATCAACAAAATTGAAGGTTCGGTGATGTTCATGACCTACAAGCAAGAAATCGAGCTCGCCTTCGACTTGACCTCCTTCAAGGCACACAACAAGCAAGGACCCACTGTCGAGATCCGCTACATCGCCAACAAGCGCGAGCGCAATGTCATCCCCTTGACTTCCGAACAGAAATTCTTCATCGAATGCATCAGCAGCCATCTCCAAGGCTTATCAAATCCCTCTCTGTCCGTCAACCGGTTACTCACCATCGTCAGCGACGCATGGGACAAAGCCGGCGCAACAGCCGAGCAAATCCGGCTGCTCAACCTAACCTTTCCCACCAGCGTTACTCGAACATCCGCCACAACCCTCGAGGTCCGCTCCTCGCTGCTTTTGGCACCACTCCAAACTCGCGTCGAAATCTCCTTGACCCTGGACAAGATCTCCAGCGACGACTCGTTCGAAGTGAAAGTCACACCAGACGCCCAAGTCATCTACGGCGAGCAGTTCACCAAATCCAAGCTGAATGACTTTCTTAAGAATAAGCTCGGGAAGCAATTGCTTGGACAAAAGgctgaacaacaacagcaacagcaacagcaagtcAGCGGCAACAAGAAAAAGCAGCAGTCCCAGGAATGGAGTGAGGTCGTGTTAGAGTTGCACAAGCGGCTGTTGGCCAAGGGTGCCAAGGCGGGGCATCATGCTGCACAGGCGCAGACACAGGCGCAGCAGGCGAATGGGAGTGCGAATACCATGCAGGGCCTGCAAGGACTGCAGGGCCAGGGGGTGGCGttgaagtaaacaaaccgACGGGAACTTTCTGGGCATTGGGggtttggatggatggctgtGTACGCTCTTGGGATGATGAACCGGATGTACAACTTGATGTCAACGCGAGAAATGGACGTTAGGCCGTATCGTCGTGTGTCAATCAGATGTTGAATttggatggaatggaactTGGAGACTTGTACGGATGGGAGCTTGTACGCATGATGGATGTTCAAGTTATTATGGCTTTTGAGTAGTATGAGTATGAATACCTTGTTGGTATGGACGATACCTAGATACCCTTGGCTAGGCTAGATTACATGATTTTACTGGCTACTATACTGATCGTCCCCTGTGGCTTGGTTGATTGTGTCTTTGGTGTGTCTGCTTCTGAAAATGCGCAATGGCCATGAGCGCTTTCAGTTTGTGGATGTCGAATGTGTTTATGGACGACGGTTCTTTTCAGTTCTTCGGTGTTTGCTTTGAACCTGGTTGGGGGGTTTTATGCTGTGTACTTGCTTGCAGGGCCAAACCTGATGTATGTATACAGTTGGCGACGAAGTGGAATGACGAAAGAAGTAAAGTATAGTTCCGAGTGTTTAGCATCGTCACTGCCAAATATACTGCAGTGGTGATAACTATCAGACCCCTAATTTGACCGACTACACAGTAATTCTTATCATATCATGTTCCACCTCGTTCGGTTCGGTTGACTGAAGTCGAAGGTATACTGAATTTCTATAGTTTGGTTTTCCCATCTTAGCTGAAATCACACAGCATGGATAACAGTGATGATCAGGGACCATTTGTGAATGTTCAATGTGGTCATGATTGGCAAAAATAACGGCTTCAGCGCGGCTTCCTTGTCGACTCCGTCACCATAAGCGCAGGTCACAACATGTTTTTCTGTTTCACATATcaattttttatttttttttaaat is part of the Sordaria macrospora chromosome 1, complete sequence genome and harbors:
- a CDS encoding 40S ribosomal protein uS17 is translated as MATELTVQSERAFQKQPHIFLNSKTKVKSARPGKGGRRWYKDVGLGFRTPAAAIEGQYIDKKCPFTGQVSIRGRILTGTVVSTKMHRTLIIRREYLHFIPKYNRYEKRHKNLAAHVSPAFRVEEGDQVTVGQCRPLSKTVRFNVLRVLPRSGKSVKKFSKF